TGAACTTCGAGTGATCGGTCACGTCGAGAACGGGTATCCGGCCGCGCTGGGAGGCGCCCGCGAGGCTCGAGCTGAGGCGGCCTCCGAGCTTCTCGACCGCGTCTCGGGCGAGGGTCTCTCCGCGCTCAGTTGAGTATTCCGATCCGCCCGGGGCGATTCGACAACACTCCTCCCACCCCTGGCTTTTTGTTTCACATTAAGCCAAAATTGGATCAGGACGGGTTCACGTCCGCACGCACCGACTCCGAAAGGCCTGCCATGCCCCTCGAACTGCCCAGCCCGAAGTACATCTCCTTCGACGTCATCGGCACGCTCATCTACTTCGAGATGCGCAAGACAGTGGAGCCCTTCGTGAAGGACCAGCTCGACGCGGAGCAGCTCGAGCAGTTCTTCAAGGACTTCAGCTTCATCCGCTACGACGAGATCCTCGAGTACCGCCCCTACGGCGAGGTGCTCGAGCGCTCCTACCGTCGCATCTGCGAGCGCTACGGTCTCGAGGCGAAGCCCGAGCACATCGCCGCGATCCAGCGCGACATCTTCGAGTGGGGCCCGCACCCCGACGTGGTCGAGCCGCTCAAGAAGATGGCCGAGCACTTCCCGCTCGTCGCCCTCTCCAACGCCGACGACGAGTACCTCAACACCTTCATCCCCCGCCTCGAGGCGCCCTTCCACGCGGTCTACACGGCCGAGGGCGCCAAGGCCTACAAGCCGCGCGTGCAGGCTTTCGACTACATGCTCGATCAGCTGGACGCCAGCCCCGAGGACTTCCTCCACATCTCATCGCACCAGTTCTACGACCACTTCCCGATGTACCACCTGGGGTTCCGCAACCTCGCCTTCCTCGACCGCGGCTACGACCTCGTACACGTGCCCGAGTACGGCTCGGTACGGTTCACCTCGCTCGACGAGATCAACACGGCGCTCGGCATCGACTGAGCCGCGCGGCGCAGCGGAAGGGGCGGCGGAGGTTCTCGGAAACCTCCGCCGCCCCTTCCGTCCCGCTTCAGCTCAGCGGCAGCGACGTGAACCGCGCCTCGGGCGCGAGGAACCTGGCCGGGTTCATGAATCCGACCTCGGTGACCGTGGCCCCGTCCACCGCCAGATCGGCGACGATCGCTCCCATCCCGGAGGCCATCTTGAAGCCGTGGCCCGAGAGCCCCACCGCCGTGATGACCCCCTCCATGCCCGGAACCGCGCCCAGCAGGGCGGTCTCGTCAGGCAGGTAGCCGTCGGCGCAGGTCGCTACGCGCACCGGCTCCGGGATCAGATCCGGCATGAACTCCCGCACCCACGACCGGATGGGGTCGATGTGCTCGGGCTCCCACACGAGAGGTCGCTCCATCGACTCGACCTCGTCCATGTAGACGCTGCCGGAGACCTTGATCGTCCAGCCGTCGGCGCTCGGGAAACCGTAGAGGCGGGCGCCGCCGTCAGATCGCTCGCCATCCTCCGCGCGCCGCAGAAAGACCGGCATGCCCTCGCGGCGGAACTCCGCCGGGTTGCGCATGGGGAACCAGGTCAGGACCTGGGGCAGCACCGCGAGGTGGGTGCCGAGCGCCTCGCAGACCGCACCGGCGCCGTTGCCCTGCGAGATGACCACCCGGGAGGCGATGATCTCCTCCTGGTCTGTGCGGACGAGGTAACGGTCGCCGTGGGTCTCGACGCTGTGCGCCTTCCGGTTGCCCAGGAACTCGGCGCCGAGCCGTTCGGCCTCCGTGAGCGCCGCGATGACGGCCTTCTCGGAACTCAGGTACCCGCCCTCGGGATCGAAGAGCGTCACGTCGCCGTCCCGGATCACATGCTGGGGGTACCGGTGCCTCGCCTCGTCGCCCCTGAGCAGCTCATGCTCGAGCCCGTTGTCCGCACTCGCGGCCAGGAGCGTCGCCAGGCGAGGGTTGTGCTCATCGTAGATCGTCAGTGCGCCGACGGTGTGGAGCAGGGCGGCGCCGCTGATCCGCTCCAGCTCGCGCCAGAGATCCTGCGAGCGCTGCAGGATGGGTGTGTAGTGCCCGCCCTCCGAGTACACCTTGCGGTAGATGCGGGACTCCCCGGCGTAGGAGGAGAAGGGTCCCGGAATGGAGAATCGGTCGACCCCGATGACCCGCAGCCCCCGGGAGGCGAGCTGCCATGCAGCCATGCTACCCACCGACCCGACTCCTACGATGACGACGTCCGCTTCGCGCGCACTCATGTTTCCACCTTACTTTCGTTGTCGTATCCCACGATCGCGCGGGCTCACGGAACTCGGGGTCAGGCCCCGACGCGGTCGGCCACACCCGCCAGGGTGTCGATCCACGCGTTCACACCCCTGATATCTGGGTCGAAGCCGCGGTCGATGTAGGCCTGGTTCTTCATGCCGAGCTGCTGGCCGGGCAGCCAGTCGAACCACAGGTGGGCCGAGACGTGCAGCAGATCCATCGGCTGCGCGTCGAGCTGGTCGAACATGTAGTGGAACGCGGCGTAGTTGGGTTTGTACGCCCGACCCTGCTCGGCCGTGAACACCCGGTGGAAGTCGACGCCGAGCTTCTCGACGTTGCGCATCACGAGGGCGTCGCAGTGGTTCGTGTAGATCACGAGCGGGTATTCAGCCGCGAGGCGCTGCAGCGGCTCGACCACGTCGGGGTGCGGCCCCCACGTGCCGAGGGCGTCGATGAGCGCGTCGACGTCGCTCTGCTTGAACTGGATCCTCCACTTGTTGCAGGTGCGCTGCCAGGAGTCGCGGATCACGCGTGTGTAGACCTTGTACGCGCCGATCACCTCGGCGTCGCGGAAGATGCTGAAGTCGCGCGCGAACCTCGGGGCGGCCTCCTCGCCGACGACATCGCGGACGAGCTCCGCAGCCGTCTCGCGCCACTCGAGCTTGATGAGCGTGCCGAGCATGTCGAAGCTGATGAACTTCGGGCTCAGCGGGGCAGGGGATTCAGACATGGGCGGTCCTCTCGGTGGGTGTGCGGTGGGTGATGGATGCGCACGGGCTCACGCCGCCGTGTATCCGCCGTCGACGGGCAGCACGGCGCCGGTGATGTAGGAGGCGGCCGGTGAGGCCAGGAAGTAGATGGGATCGGCGACCTCGCGGGGCGAGGCGAGGCGGCCGAGCGGGATTGTCGAGGCACGCTGCG
This DNA window, taken from Leucobacter tenebrionis, encodes the following:
- a CDS encoding HAD-IA family hydrolase; translated protein: MPLELPSPKYISFDVIGTLIYFEMRKTVEPFVKDQLDAEQLEQFFKDFSFIRYDEILEYRPYGEVLERSYRRICERYGLEAKPEHIAAIQRDIFEWGPHPDVVEPLKKMAEHFPLVALSNADDEYLNTFIPRLEAPFHAVYTAEGAKAYKPRVQAFDYMLDQLDASPEDFLHISSHQFYDHFPMYHLGFRNLAFLDRGYDLVHVPEYGSVRFTSLDEINTALGID
- the solA gene encoding N-methyl-L-tryptophan oxidase; translation: MSAREADVVIVGVGSVGSMAAWQLASRGLRVIGVDRFSIPGPFSSYAGESRIYRKVYSEGGHYTPILQRSQDLWRELERISGAALLHTVGALTIYDEHNPRLATLLAASADNGLEHELLRGDEARHRYPQHVIRDGDVTLFDPEGGYLSSEKAVIAALTEAERLGAEFLGNRKAHSVETHGDRYLVRTDQEEIIASRVVISQGNGAGAVCEALGTHLAVLPQVLTWFPMRNPAEFRREGMPVFLRRAEDGERSDGGARLYGFPSADGWTIKVSGSVYMDEVESMERPLVWEPEHIDPIRSWVREFMPDLIPEPVRVATCADGYLPDETALLGAVPGMEGVITAVGLSGHGFKMASGMGAIVADLAVDGATVTEVGFMNPARFLAPEARFTSLPLS
- a CDS encoding haloacid dehalogenase type II; translation: MSESPAPLSPKFISFDMLGTLIKLEWRETAAELVRDVVGEEAAPRFARDFSIFRDAEVIGAYKVYTRVIRDSWQRTCNKWRIQFKQSDVDALIDALGTWGPHPDVVEPLQRLAAEYPLVIYTNHCDALVMRNVEKLGVDFHRVFTAEQGRAYKPNYAAFHYMFDQLDAQPMDLLHVSAHLWFDWLPGQQLGMKNQAYIDRGFDPDIRGVNAWIDTLAGVADRVGA